GCTAGTGGACGCCCTACTCTTCGTGCACTACCTGGCTGTAGTTCTGCTGGAGTTGCGCCAACTCCAGCCCCAGTTCACGCTTAAGGTCGTGCGGTCGACGGACGGGGCCAGCCGCTTCTACAATGTCGGCCATCTCAGGTACGGGTGCGTGGCAGTAGGTGGGACAATGCATAGGAGAAAGATGAGACCTGAAAGGGcttgaagggagggggagggtgtgGTGGTGGGAACAGTAAGCGATGGATGGGAGGGGCTGGATGGAAGGGAGCGTGCACACAGTAAGAGAGAGATCAGCGATATTTTCAACCTGATGGCAAAGTCATATGGAGACTAGTGGGCAAGATGCCTGTGGGAGTTGTGAACTGTGAGGGATAGGCAGTTCAAAATCAGGAGTCTTAGGGGAGGATGgaccaaaggagagagagatatggGATACCAACAGAAGGTTTCTAACCTTTTCTTGGAGGCACAGCTTCCTGAAAGTAGTCAGCCAGATGAACTGGTCAGAGGATGGGCTGCCTGAGGGAGGGATAGAAAGTAACCTCCTACCAGGCTTATGGGCAGgatgtctccctccctccccctggcTGTGCGGAGCATCAGTGACACCTCCCAGGTCCTGTCAGTAACCTTGGGAGAATGTTGGAGGGGGATGAGGAGACCTCTGACTGGGGCCCGTTTTACCCCTGGGCTTCAGCATGGTAGGAAATGACTAGGAGACCCACTCTTGGGAAAAGGTTAGGGGCCTGGTAAGTAGACCCCAGGCTTGAGCCAGGCTTCCTGGAAGCAGCTTGTCCCTGTCATGtgtcctctccagccctgccGACCTGCCCTGATGTGTCCCTTCCCCTGTGCCCCTTGTCTGTCCCTTCCCCTGTGCCCCTCCTGCCGTCTCCCCAACAGCATCCAGCGAGTAGCAGTATGGATCCTGGAGAAGTATTACCATGACTTCCCTGTCTACAACCCTGCCCTCCTCAACCTGCCCAAGTCCGTCCTGGCCAAGAAAGTGTCTGGCTTCAAGGTGTATTCTCTCGGAGAGGGTGAGCGGCCCTGCTCCTCCGCCCCTCCCGGCCTCTTCCTAAACAGGACTCCAAGCTACTTCccttgccttttcctttctctggcctGTGTCCCAGCCCCCTCTGTTCTGTCATTTCCCTTGACTTCAGGTAGCTGGTCTTACCTGCTGATCCTTTTTATGCTACGGTGTGTCCCCTGGTTTAGCGCCTGTGTCTTCTCATACCCCTGGTCTCTACCCTTCGGCCCTGAGCTGCAAAGTCTCCTGCCTCGGGAGGCATATATGCAGGACTTCTGCCCTTCCAATGCCTTCCTGGTTGCTTTCCTGCAGCTTCTCCCAGAGGTAGCCAGGAGGGCTGGGACTGGGATGTGGCATTGCTgggtgagggggggggggacggacgAATCCTTTGGATGTGTCAGGCTTTTTCCCAGAGCTCCAGCAGAGTGTGGAGGCTACactctttgttcctttgtttttttgacCATCTCCTCCATCCTGCTCCTGTGCAGAAAACAGCACCAATAACTCCACTGGCCAGTCAAGGGCTGTGATTGCGGCAGCGGCGCGGAGACGGGACAACAGCCACAATGAGTACTACTACGAGGAAGCCGAGCACGAGCGCAGAGTGCGGAAGCGCAgggccaggtgggtgctgggcgTGAGTTCAGGGCCTGGCGAGTACCCGAAGGAGGGAAGAgccaggaggatggggagggcgAGCCTCTGGGATGGACTGGGGAGAGGAAGCATAAGAGGCCCCTAGACCTGCTGGAGGTAGAGCAGTGATGATACAGGTTTGCGTAGTCATTTTCTAGTGCTTCCGTGACTGATTGCCACAGACCCAGCAGCTGTAAAACAGCACATTTATTATTGCTCTGTTCCGTGGGTCAGGTTCGGGTTTGCCGGACCATCTGCTTTGACCTTGAAGGATAAATCTGTGTGGCTCTCATGTGAACCCGGGCTTCTCTTCTAAGTTCCCTGGCTTTTGATGGGATCACTTTCATGTCATGAAACTCCCCACGGGTTCCAGCTTTTTCTAATAGGAGACTGCTCTTTCTGACTTTTGCTGCCTACAGGGAAAAGTGGTTTTCAGGCCTCaacgagccaccatgtggttgctgggaattgaactcaggacctttggaagagcaggcaatgctcttaacctctgagccatctctccagcccccgactttgagttttttgtttgtttattttgttgagacagggccttgctatgtagccctggctgtccagaagctcactgtgtagctcaggctggccccaaactcacagagatctgatgaTATCTtgctctcaagagctgggattaaagacgtgttcCGCCACGCCTGACCTCATTGGTAAATTCTTAAATGCTGTCTTCACGTCTCCCTTTGTCATAAGAACTTAAATCATGTCTGAAGACTCTTTCTCAGTGCCTGCTGCTACCAGGTTCCACCTGAAGCTTCTAGGATTTCACTGGAGAAGAGAGGATCAGAAATATAGGACTGGAACATTCACCCCACTTCCCATCTCTAGGTTTCAAGGCAGAGAGACGGCCCAATCTTGGTCTTAATGTAGCTTAGTGTCCCCTGGAGAGCAAAGACCACCAGCTCTAATTCTGTGACATTGCCTGTTGTCTTGGAAATGGTACTTGTTAGAAAGAAACCAGTGAAGGCCCTTTTGCCATTTCCCCTGTTTAGGGTCTTGGATATCACAGCTTGCCTGTCCCTCTTGGCACACGGGTTTATTTCTTCTCCCTGTTACCTTTCTTGTAGCTGGTAGGAAACTCTGGTTCACctgaaacaaaaatatcttttctaaAGAAACTTTACCAAGAAATGTAGGGAGGCATAAGGATGTACAGAAAGGAGACCTGCAGACAAAGGCATGTACTAGCCCAGAGTTCCATCCTGAGCTTATGGAAGGTCCCCAGGTGACTGGATTCTGGCATCCAGGCCTGACATCCTTTCTTGTCCTATCACTTCTGGCCATTCCTACCTTCAGGTCAAGGGTTTTGTTTCGGTTTTTAGACTTAGTGGGTGTGACGCTCCTGGCTGTCCTTGGCTCTAACCTGGGGTCATAGTTCCTTCACAGTCTTTCCTCATCTACTTGAGCCTGGCTTGAGGTCCTTAGAATCTGTTTATGTTTTTGTAGAAATGATATGTTGGCCTGTGTGGCTCGGTGCTATTAGTGTTgactggcttttttgtttgtgtttttgagattaaaatcatctttgtagccttgactggcctggaactcattatgcagacagactgacctcaaactcatccAGGCCCTCTGCTAAACtgacttttctcttcttcctctgtaatGTGTTTTGAGATTCACCTATGTGTTCTCTGTGTCCCCCTCGTTGCATGTTATTGCTGCACTGTGGTTCATAGAATGCCCCTTGTTGTCTGAGGTTACTGttctgcccggttcccacagtcgttaagtcccaaagaaatcacacagaggtctacattaatcataaactgattggtccattagctcaggcttcttattaactcttataacttacattagcctattattcttatctgtgttagctacatggctcagtacctttttcagcagcttcttctgtgtctggacaggactgcagagggagcttccctcttcccagaattctcctgttctcattgacccgcctctacttcctgtctggttgttctgcctatacttcctgcctggctactggccaatcagggtttatttaaaacataattgacagaatatagacagttgTCGCGCACCAGCCCCTGACTTGCTgtccagtgttaggattatagtTTTCTTCCATCTTGATGAAGAAGCatctttttaatgtttcatttatttttaaaaattaaaaaaaaaatattttaggggcTGGATTGATGACTCAGTgatcaagagcactgactgctgttccagaggatccaggttcagttcctagcgcccacatggcagctcactgctgtctgtaactccagttccagttctggggattgaactcaggtcatcagacttgccAGCCTTTACTCCTGGCTCTGAAAATGACATTTCTATTCAGCCACAGTAGGACAGGCCGTGCTGACACctgagtggggagtgggggagaacgAGACAAtggacaaacacacaaaaagattattttatgtgtattagtgttttgcctgcatgtatgaatactatgtgtgtgcctgctgcctaGGGAGATACAAAAAGACATGGgatcccttggacctggagttacatgCAGCTGTGACctgtcatgtgagtgctaggaactgaacctgggtcctatgcaAGAACAACAgatgtgcttaaccactgagctgtcagCTCTCTAGCCCCTTATTAGTGTTCAGTTTGTATCTCTACTTGCCTGGTGTCCTTTAGGTTTCATATGAATCCTTTACTTCCTTGGTCTGATTTTATTTGAATGtacttagttttttgagatagagtctaagtagaccagcctggtttgAAAcctgtgattcttctgcctctgcttaccaagtactgggattataggaatatGTCATCTTTCCTGGCTCCCTTGCCagtaattaaataattacatttatttatttatatgtctatGTGGCCATGCACACTTCAGAGTTTATATGGAGCTTGGAGGACAATTTTTGCATGTGGGTTTTGTTCCTCCACCATGTAagtccagggatggaactcgggtgtcagacttggtggcaagtcccTCTCCCGGTTGAGCTCTCTTACCACCCTCctcttttattcattattttaaaggttttaccATTTCCTTCCTGATTTGTAGtgaattctttgtgtattttagataGCAGTTCTTTGTTGGCTTTAGGCTACTGTAGATGTCCCGTGTTGTGTCTGTATTGTGTCCCCCTACCCCCACTCTGGTCCCAGTCAGCACTGCTTATCCTACTGTGGCTGAATAGAAATAGAATTTCCAGGGCCAGgagtaaaggctcttgctgccaagcctgatgatctgagttcaatctccagaatccATATGTTAGAAAGAGAAGGGATTTCTCAAACCTCCACAGAAGACAtatgcatgcctacacacacacataaataactttaatagtaataataaatgatgatgataatgataaataaataataatgatgataatgagcCATTTCCCTTTACTCGTATCTATTAATGTTTTTACATAGTATAGTGTGGTGTGGTATGGAGACTTTCCCTAGGGTACGGTGGGATACTTGGCCTTTTCAGTAACATAGTTCCTAGGTGTCTTTCTGGATTTAATATCAGGCCTGTTCACTTTAAGTCCCTTGTCTGAGTCCACTGAGTTCTACAACTGTTTCTTGTTGCCTGTGAGAAAAACATCCCCCCCATCTCTTAATCTCCAGGTGCTTGGCTCCAAATGGGCTTCTGTGACTtcagggagagcagggaggcCTGACCTCGCTCTGACTGCAACAGTCAGAGCCAATGGGTGGAGGGTGGGACCGCAGTGGGCATCTGCTCCAGCTACTGCCTGTCCCCAGGCTTGTGGTGGCTGTGGAGGAGGCCTTCACTCATATTAAGCGGctgcaggaagaggagcagaagaacCCCAGGGAGGTGATGGATCCCCGGGAAGCAGCCCAAGCCATCTTTGCGTCCATGGCCCGTGCTATGCAGAAGTACCTCCGGACCACCAAGCAGCAGCCTTACCATACCATGGAGAGCATCCTACAGCACTTGGAGTTCTGCATCACTCACGACATGACACCCAAGGTAGGCCTGCCACCTCGAGCCCTTCCCCTGGGTCCAGCTTCCGGTTCCCTTTGTTCATGgctgctcttccttccctctctttgtctcttcctcaCTTCTTTTCTGCAATCTCTTTTCTTGTCCCCACCCCACCTAGCCTGTCTGTGTGGAGTGGAGGAGGCAAGGGTAGGCTTTTGAACCATTTGGGGGGGATGTCAGAGGCCTGTTGCTCCTCTTCATAAGGCTCTGGAATTTCTACATTCCAAGTCTCACCTTTACCCTCCCGACCCTTCGCCCTCCAAGTAAGCTTTCTGCCTGTGCTTACTTTTAGCCATTGCTTGCCTCAACCCAGTTGCCAGCTTCCTAGAATGGCTTTCTCAGAGCCTTCTTTGGTGAGTGGGTGCTtaagaggctggggatgtagctcagtgctagagcagGCCCGAGTTCTTGACTTCAGTTACTAGCACaacacacaggcacgcacgcacacacgcacgcacgcacgcacacactctgTTGCATGTATATCTTTGCTTggccctcttcttttttttttttttaaatatttttttttttttttttaaatatttatttatttattatgaatacaatattctgtttgtgtgtatgctagaagaccagaagagggcaccaggccccattacagatggttgtgagccaccatgtggttgctgggaattgaactcaggacctccagaagagcagtccatgctcttaacctctgagccatctctccagccccctgcttgGCCCTCTTCTGTCTGCGTGCAGACCTACATGACTCTAATCATATAAGCTGtatggaaggggaggaagaaagaaggaagaatgagggTCGAGTTGCCCGGGACGCAACCTGGTGCAGggaacagagtgagttctggtcCTGACTGGAGCACTCTCACCTCTGCATGCCATCCTCCTCATCTGAATTTTAAGCTTCTCGCAGGCTCTCTTCTGCTCACACATTTGAAGATACTTGTTCATGTGTATAGAATGAGCTCAGAACATCATGGCTGCCTTTGAAAGCTGTGTGGCAGAGGATGAAGGCTGGGCGGGTGGGAGAGATGCCCAGGCAGTGTCTTTTCCCCTCCTCaggccttcctggagagatatctGGCAGCTGGACCCACCATCCAGTACCACAAGGAACGGTGGCTGGCTAAACAGTGGACATTGGTGAGCGAGGAGCCGGTGACCAATGGGCTTAAGGACGGCATCGTTTTCCTCTTGAAACGCCAGGACTTCAGCCTGGTGGTGAGCACCAAGAAGGTGCCATTCTTCAAACTCTCTGAGGAATTTGTGGATCCCAAGTCCCACAAGTTTGTCATGCGGCTGCAGTcggagacctctgtgtgactcTACAGCAGTAGCAGGGCAGGGGGTATGTGGGGGGGCTCCTGCagagtgggcatggcttgggGCTTCGGCCCTGCCACATTTCTGCTGCCCTACTTCCTcttgctcttgtttttgttttgttttgttttttttacttgaaTTAACTTATCCTGTATCTGGTCTCCACCCCTCTTCCTCAGTTTTCCCATGTAAATCTGGAGAGACCACCTTGCTTTAACAATATTTGGGAAccaccctgcctcccccacaAGTTTGTATCACTCCAGGCTCTGCAGGAAACAGTGCCTCTTACCCTGTTCTTTCCCAAAGTGTCCCCCCTGGATGGAAGTCCCTTCTCAAAGGGCGCAGGACCTTCTTGATCTTGATTGTACCTTAACCCTGAGCTTCCATTTAACAAACCTAAGTTCTTAGAGCCCTGCTCTCCAGTGGTCCCTTATAGGATTTCTCTGGggtaggggtggtggtgggggacagAGCTTTGACCCCAGAGAGCCATGGTGCCAAACTCTTGCGGGAAGGCAGCTAACCCTATTCCCTGTGCCCACTCATAGCCCCGAGTCCCTGGGCAGGGATGGACCTGTGACAAGTCCCAGAGTTAGGATTCTCCCTGCGTGTTAACTTGCTTCCCGCTGTTACAGCTGTACTTTCCTggtccacacacagacagaacaagtGGGAAGTCCCACTCAGGAGTCTTCTATGCTATTTCTGACTTGTGGGATCACATGATCATAGGCAAATTGAGGTGAAAACCTCTTTGACCACTTTACTGGGGCTGTGGGGGAGGTTCGGTATTTCTTTTTTGGGCAACTTCTAAGGGGAAGGACGGGACAACCCCCTCAAGTTGGAGAGACGCTTGTCACTGGCCCCTATCCCTCTGACCCACTGACCCTTATCCCTCTGAGCAGTTCGTTTCCACCCTTACCCGTGAAGGATGCGTGTTGACTTCCGTAGGGACTTTATGATGTG
The window above is part of the Microtus ochrogaster isolate Prairie Vole_2 unplaced genomic scaffold, MicOch1.0 UNK35, whole genome shotgun sequence genome. Proteins encoded here:
- the Vangl2 gene encoding vang-like protein 2, coding for MDTESQYSGYSYKSGHSRSSRKHRDRRDRHRSKSRDGSRGDKSVTIQAPGEPLLDNESTRGDERDDNWGETTTVVTGTSEHSISHDDLTRIAKDMEDSVPLDCSRHLGVAAGATLALLSFLTPLAFLLLPPLLWRDELEPCGTACEGLFISVAFKLLILLLGSWALFFRRPKASLPRVFVLRALLMVLVFLLVISYWLFYGVRILDARERSYQGVVQFAVSLVDALLFVHYLAVVLLELRQLQPQFTLKVVRSTDGASRFYNVGHLSIQRVAVWILEKYYHDFPVYNPALLNLPKSVLAKKVSGFKVYSLGEENSTNNSTGQSRAVIAAAARRRDNSHNEYYYEEAEHERRVRKRRARLVVAVEEAFTHIKRLQEEEQKNPREVMDPREAAQAIFASMARAMQKYLRTTKQQPYHTMESILQHLEFCITHDMTPKAFLERYLAAGPTIQYHKERWLAKQWTLVSEEPVTNGLKDGIVFLLKRQDFSLVVSTKKVPFFKLSEEFVDPKSHKFVMRLQSETSV